A single Oncorhynchus nerka isolate Pitt River linkage group LG10, Oner_Uvic_2.0, whole genome shotgun sequence DNA region contains:
- the LOC115136026 gene encoding cytotoxic and regulatory T-cell molecule-like isoform X1 encodes MPLKLQLCFLVLFVRGSVAVQHMTVMEGETLTIKCHIRNAHRSHVEWKNPNGHVMFFNDHKALRDKRYKIINLSESDFSVSVSDVTFKDGGLYTCLHYTKVPVVKSVTVTVLGMPKLEITEHNGKTTIKCSAVGNSHPPKMSWLLGSGLEIDAQPQSQYLLEKNTYSSLDILHVQSHKRRVTVKCIVRHPALHNSSLMNFVKIGQNPSEESHSTSRTSHWPSTEGPTTVSRWPGTQVSTEKPTATALDWPNTKRSPASTPDSQLSTHSQPAHSVFEATGYTLANDSSSNSTSTTGIFDETERQRGNGSSAPLLIFLVTCLILGLLVVVAFFVIKLRRAHILWKKENEDSDQSVESSRSKSSNEEKQSRRRGNGLFNIGFTKYVVEEPMATETTTTTSTKTEEAPEIQVIPQTDGATLSPQIKETEL; translated from the exons ATGCCACTAAAGCTGCAGCTTTGCTTCCTAGTCTTGTTTGTAAGGG GTTCCGTTGCAGTGCAACATATGACCGTGATGGAGGGTGAGACTCTAACTATTAAGTGTCACATTAGAAATGCTCACAGGAGCCACGTGGAATGGAAGAATCCTAACGGGCATGTGATGTTTTTCAATGACCATAAGG CCCTGAGGGATAAGCGCTACAAGATAATCAACTTGTCCGAGTCCGATTTTTCAGTCAGTGTGTCTGATGTCACCTTCAAAGATGGAGGCCTCTACACATGTTTACATTACACAAAAGTGCCTGTAGTGAAGTCAGTTACCGTGACAGTTTTGG GTATGCCAAAATTGGAGATAACAGAACACAATGGAAAGACTACCATCAAATGTTCTGCAGTGGGAAATAGCCATCCTCCcaaaatgtcatggcttttgggGAGTGGGTTAGAAATTGATG CTCAGCCTCAGTCCCAGTATCTTTTGGAAAAAAACACATATTCCTCCCTGGATATCTTGCATGTTCAGTCCCACAAGAGGAGAGTCACAGTGAAATGCATCGTTCGCCATCCAGCCTTACACAATTCTTCTCTGATGAATTTCGTAAAAATTGGACAGAATC CCTCTGAGGAATCACACTCCACTTCGAGAACCTCTCATTGGCCAAGTACAGAAGGTCCAACAACAGTCTCCCGTTGGCCTGGTACACAGGTGTCAACAGAAAAACCAACAGCTACAGCCTTAGATTGGCCCAATACAAAGCGTTCACCAGCATCAACCCCTGACTCACAACTCAGCACTCACA GTCAGCCAGCCCACTCAGTGTTTGAAGCTACAGGGTACACACTTGCTAATGACAGCAGTAGCAACTCAACCAGTACTACAG GAATCTTCGATGAGacggagaggcagagaggaaatgGAAGCAGTGCGCCGTTGCTCATCTTCCTCGTGACGTGCCTCATCCTTGGTCTGCTGGTGGTCGTTGCATTCTTTGTAATCAAGCTGAGGAGGGCTCACATACTCTGGAAGAAAG AAAATGAAGACTCTGATCAATCTGTGGAGAGCAGTAGATCAAAATCAAGCAATGAAGAGAAACAATCCAGAAGAAGGGGAAATG GACTTTTTAACATTGGATTCACAAAGTATGTCGTTGAGGAACCAATGGCAacagagacgacaacaacaacaagcacCAAAACAGAAGAGGCTCCTGAAATTCAAGTCATCCCACAAACAGATGGAGCAACCCTAAGCCCTCAGATCAAGGAGACGGAactgtaa
- the LOC115136026 gene encoding cytotoxic and regulatory T-cell molecule-like isoform X2: MPLKLQLCFLVLFVRGSVAVQHMTVMEALRDKRYKIINLSESDFSVSVSDVTFKDGGLYTCLHYTKVPVVKSVTVTVLGMPKLEITEHNGKTTIKCSAVGNSHPPKMSWLLGSGLEIDAQPQSQYLLEKNTYSSLDILHVQSHKRRVTVKCIVRHPALHNSSLMNFVKIGQNPSEESHSTSRTSHWPSTEGPTTVSRWPGTQVSTEKPTATALDWPNTKRSPASTPDSQLSTHSQPAHSVFEATGYTLANDSSSNSTSTTGIFDETERQRGNGSSAPLLIFLVTCLILGLLVVVAFFVIKLRRAHILWKKENEDSDQSVESSRSKSSNEEKQSRRRGNGLFNIGFTKYVVEEPMATETTTTTSTKTEEAPEIQVIPQTDGATLSPQIKETEL, encoded by the exons ATGCCACTAAAGCTGCAGCTTTGCTTCCTAGTCTTGTTTGTAAGGG GTTCCGTTGCAGTGCAACATATGACCGTGATGGAGG CCCTGAGGGATAAGCGCTACAAGATAATCAACTTGTCCGAGTCCGATTTTTCAGTCAGTGTGTCTGATGTCACCTTCAAAGATGGAGGCCTCTACACATGTTTACATTACACAAAAGTGCCTGTAGTGAAGTCAGTTACCGTGACAGTTTTGG GTATGCCAAAATTGGAGATAACAGAACACAATGGAAAGACTACCATCAAATGTTCTGCAGTGGGAAATAGCCATCCTCCcaaaatgtcatggcttttgggGAGTGGGTTAGAAATTGATG CTCAGCCTCAGTCCCAGTATCTTTTGGAAAAAAACACATATTCCTCCCTGGATATCTTGCATGTTCAGTCCCACAAGAGGAGAGTCACAGTGAAATGCATCGTTCGCCATCCAGCCTTACACAATTCTTCTCTGATGAATTTCGTAAAAATTGGACAGAATC CCTCTGAGGAATCACACTCCACTTCGAGAACCTCTCATTGGCCAAGTACAGAAGGTCCAACAACAGTCTCCCGTTGGCCTGGTACACAGGTGTCAACAGAAAAACCAACAGCTACAGCCTTAGATTGGCCCAATACAAAGCGTTCACCAGCATCAACCCCTGACTCACAACTCAGCACTCACA GTCAGCCAGCCCACTCAGTGTTTGAAGCTACAGGGTACACACTTGCTAATGACAGCAGTAGCAACTCAACCAGTACTACAG GAATCTTCGATGAGacggagaggcagagaggaaatgGAAGCAGTGCGCCGTTGCTCATCTTCCTCGTGACGTGCCTCATCCTTGGTCTGCTGGTGGTCGTTGCATTCTTTGTAATCAAGCTGAGGAGGGCTCACATACTCTGGAAGAAAG AAAATGAAGACTCTGATCAATCTGTGGAGAGCAGTAGATCAAAATCAAGCAATGAAGAGAAACAATCCAGAAGAAGGGGAAATG GACTTTTTAACATTGGATTCACAAAGTATGTCGTTGAGGAACCAATGGCAacagagacgacaacaacaacaagcacCAAAACAGAAGAGGCTCCTGAAATTCAAGTCATCCCACAAACAGATGGAGCAACCCTAAGCCCTCAGATCAAGGAGACGGAactgtaa